One Coffea arabica cultivar ET-39 chromosome 5e, Coffea Arabica ET-39 HiFi, whole genome shotgun sequence DNA segment encodes these proteins:
- the LOC113720229 gene encoding insulin-degrading enzyme-like 1, peroxisomal, whose product MKTSNTDNGFQVTVVGYNHKLRVLLETVVGKIANFEVKLGRFSVIKEMVTKDYQNFKFQQPYQQAMYYYSLILHDQALPWTEQLEVLPHLQVDNLLKFYLQMLSRTFLECYIARNIEPKEPESIIQHIEDVFYKGLQPLSLALFASQHLSTRVVKLVRGLNYSYNAEGLNPSDENSALLHYIQVHVLKALGNSNEYHNAL is encoded by the exons GTGACAGTGGTTGGATATAATCACAAATTAAGGGTCTTGCTCGAAACTGTTGTtggaaaaattgcaaatttcgaAGTAAAACTTGGCAGATTTTCTGTAATTAAG GAGATGGTGACAAAAgattatcaaaatttcaagttcCAACAACCTTATCAGCAGGCTATGTATTACTACTCATTGATTTTACATGACCAAGCATTGCCATGGACTGAGCAACTTGAAGTTCTTCCACATCTTCAAGTTGACAACCTTCTTAAATTTTATCTGCAGATGCTATCAAGGACCTTCTTGGAATGCTATATTGCAA GAAATATTGAACCAAAGGAACCAGAATCGATCATACAACACATTGAAGATGTCTTTTACAAGGGTCTCCAGCCTTTATCCCTGGCTTTATTTGCATCTCAGCATTTGTCTACTAGAGTTGTCAAGCTTGTAAGGGGCTTAAATTACTCCTATAATGCAGAAGGTCTTAATCCAAGTGATGAAAATTCTGCTCTTCTGCATTATATTCAGGTACATGTCTTGAAAGCCTTAGGAAATAGTAATGAATACCATAATGCCCTCTGA